GAACTGCCGCGCGAGGTGCACAAAAAGGGCGATCACCACGGCGGTTTCGACGCCCGGCCGCTGCTGGCGGCCGCCCTGCAGGGCCACGATGTCGGATTGCTCAGCGAGGCCGGCATGCCGGCAGTCGCCGATCCGGGCTCGTCGGTGGTTCGGGCGGCACACGATCTGGGTCTGGCGGTCAAACCGCTGGTCGGCCCGGTTTCCCTCCTGCTCGCCCTGGCGGCGAGCGGCCTGAACGGCCAGAACTTCGCTTTCGTCGGCTATCTGCCCCAAGACGCGACAGAACGCACCGATCGCATCCGCGCACTGGAGTCGATTGCCTTGCGCACCGGTCAGACGCAGCTCTTCATCGAAACCCCCTACCGCAACGCCGCCCTGTTGCAGGCGCTGGTGGCCTCGCTGCAGCCCAACGCGCGGCTGTCCGTCAGTTGGGGCTTGACGCTGCCCGACGGCCGCACCCGCAGCGCAGACGTCAAAACCTGGAAACGCACGCCGGCCGGCCCGGACAACCAGACACCGGCGGTGTTCGCGATCGGACGTTAGCGAATGGCGGGCAGGTAGCCGAGCGACCGCACGGCCGACTCGCCCATCGCCGCGCCGAACTTCTTGGCCAGGCGCTCGGCGACGTTGTCGTGGCGGGTGTAGTCGACCACCTCCTCGGCCTTGACCACTTCGCGGGCGACGTAGTCCAGGTTTCCGAGCTTGTCGGCCAGGCCCATGGCCACGGCTTCCTGGCCGGTCCAGAACAGGCCGCTGAAGGTTTCCGGCGTTTCCTTCAGACGCTCGCCGCGCCCCTTGCGAACGACGGCAATGAATTGCCCGTGAATCTGGTCGAGCACCGCCTGCGCGTAGCCGCGCTGTTTATCGCTCATCGGGCTGAAGGGATCGAGAAACCCCTTGTTCTCGCCGGCGGTGAGCAAGCGCCGTTCCACGCCCACCTTGTCCATCAGGCCGGTGAAGCCGAAGCCGTCCATCAGCACGCCGATGCTGCCGACGACGCTGGCCTTGTCGACGAAGATCTCGTCGGTACCGGCGGCGATGTAATAGGCCGCCGACGCGCAGCTTTCTTCCACGACCGCGTAGATCGGCTTCTTGTACTTGGCCTTGAGTCGCAGGATCTCGTCGTTGATCATGCCGGCCTGCACCGGGCTGCCGCCGGGCGAATTGATGAGCAACACCACGGCCTGGGCGCCCTCGTCCTCGAAGGCGCTGCGCATCGAAGCATTGACGAATTCGGCGCTGGCTTCGGCGCCATCGGCGATTTCGCCCTTGATGTCGATCACCGCGGTATGCGCGGTGGTCTTGGCCGTGGTCGGCTGCGCACGGCTGAAAAGCAGCCAGCCGGCGACGATCAGCACCAGCAGCCAGGAAAGCCGCGTGAAAGTCTTCCAGCGGCGCGCGGAACGTTGCTCGGCGATCGCGGCGAACGCCAGCTTTTCGAGCGTGGTGCGCTCCCAGTTCTGGTTGTCCGACGCGCGGCGACCCGTGGGCACGGGCGGCGGGGGCGGAGGCGGCGGCGGGGGTGGCGGTGCCGGCTCCAGGGGATCGCGGAAATCAGGATCGGACGACGACATCGCTTTAAAACTCGACAGGTTTCAGGTTGAAGGCAGTATGCCAGCGCACCACTCCGCCGGACTCGCTTAGTTGTATCTTGACCAGGCCGCCCCGGCACGGCCCGTGCTCGCACCGGCCGGAGCCCGGGTCGTAGGCCGCACCGTGGAACTGGCACAACAGCCAGTGGCCTGAATCGTCGAAGACACGGCCGGCTTCGATGTCGAGTTCCACCGCGACGTGCGCGCAACGGTTGAGGTAGGCGACGGGCGTTCCCCGGTAGCGGACCGCAAACGCCGTGCAGGTCTGGCCGCCGTAGCGGACATCGAAACCGACGGCACGACCGCCGTCCTGCAGTTCGTCACTGCCGCAGAGCGCGATGCCGGACGGAGGGGGTTCGTCGTCGAACAATCCGTGCATCGCGGCCTCCTTCAGCCGTTGACCGTCATCCAGGCCGAGAGGTCGGCCACCGAATGGGCGACATGCAGCGGCCCGAGCGCGCCGAACGCCTCCGGCGTATGGGCGCCGTAACTCACGCCGAGGCTGGCGCAGCCGGCGTTTCTAGCCATGAGCAGGTCGTGCGTCGTGTCGCCGATCATCAGCATGCCGGCCGGCGGCACGCCGAGATCGGCCGAGAGCTCGTGCAGCATCAGGGGATCGGGCTTGCCGGCGGTTTCGTCGGCGGTGCGCGAAGCGTCGAACATGCCACGCAACTCGACCGAGTCGAGCGCCTCGTCGAGGCCGCGCCGGCTCTTGCCGGTCGCCACGGCCAGTTGGTGGCCGCGCTCCTTGAGCGCGTTGAGCAGCGGCAGCACGCCGTCGAACAGGCTCAGATCATCGTGGTGCTTGCGGTAGTGGTGGCGATAGCGCTCGTTGAGCTGCGGATAGCGCTCGGGCGGCACGTCCGGCGCCGCGTGGGCGAGCGCCTGGCCAAGGCTCATGCCGATCACGTAAGCGGCCGAGCGGTCGTCGGGCACGGTGCCGCCCACGTCGCGCACCGCCGCCTGGATGCAGCGCACGATGATGCCGGTCGAGTCGTAGAGCGTGCCGTCCCAGTCGAATACGACGAGGCCGAAACGCGGGGCGGAAAGAGAGGAGGTCGGAGATTCGGGCATGTAGTCCGCCACTATAGAACCCGTCGATGACAGGCGTCAGGGCGCCGTCGGTTCCCACGCAGCCAACTCGGGCGGCAGGTCGGCCTGCAGCGCGACCCGCTCGCCGGTCGACGGATGATCGAACTGCAGCCGCCAGGCGTGCAGGAACATGCGGCCGAGCCCGGCCTTCTGCAGCCGATGGTTCAGATCGAAGTCCCCGTATTTGTCGTCGCCCGCGATACCGTGGCCCGCCGACGACAGGTGCACCCGGATCTGGTGCGTGCGCCCGGTCTTGATCGTCACTTCCAGCAGACTCAGCGTCGGCAGGCCGACCTCCGGTCGCGCGGGCGCGGTGGAGCGCAGCTTCACCAGCGTGATGGCGCGCATGGCGTCGGGGTCGTCCGGCGTCGTCACGCGCACGCGGCGCTCGCCGTCGGCCAGCAGGAACTTGCGCAGCGGCTGGTCGAGCACCTTCAGCCGCGCCGGCCAGGCGCCGCTGACCAGGGCCAGGTAGGTCTTGTCGGTGGCGCGCTCTCGGAACTGGTCCTGCAGCCGCGTCAGCGCGGAGCGGCGTTTGGCGATCAGCAGGATGCCCGAGGTGTCGCGATCCAGCCGATGCACCAGTTCTAGAAAACGGGCTTGCGGCCGGGCACGCCGCAACTGCTCGATCACACCGAAGCTGACGCCACTGCCGCCGTGCACCGCTGTGCCGGCCGGCTTGTCGATCGCCAGCACGAAGTCGTCTTCGTGCAGCACGGTGAATTCGCGCGGCGGCACCGCGCGCACGGTTTCCGGGTCCGGCTCGGCCGACACGCGCACCGGCGGCAAGCGCACCGCGTCGCCGGCCTGCACCCGCGTGTCGGCGGACGCGCGTCCCTTGTTCACCCGCACCTCGCCGCTGCGGATGATGCGGTAGACATGGGTCTTGGGCACTCCCTTCAGATGGCGCAGCAGGAAGTTGTCCAGGCGCTGGCCGGCGGACTCCTCGTCGACCACGACGATTTTCACCGCCGCCGCCGATGCCCCGGTTTTGCCCCCTATAATGTCTTTCACCGTTGTGCTGCCGTAAGTGGTTGATTTGCCTGGAGTTTAGTCCAGCCTCCCTTTAGCGGCCCCGCGGCAGGTCGATGCCACCTGCGGCTTTGCCGGAACGATCGCACTCTTCATTCAGTGCATCGCCCCCCAAACTCGCCGGGCGAGCCGACTCCTTGAAACACCCGAACCGGAATACCAAACCGGCCCGCGTCGAGCCCCATTTGGCCGCCGCCGGTCGGCGGATCTAGCGAGACTTCCCCGTGTTGATGGCACTGCTTTCCACCCTCTTGCGTTGGCTGATGCCACCGCCGTCGGGTGCGTGGGTGGTTGCCCCGACCATCGTGTGGGCCGAAGGCGCCCACCCTGCCGCACCCGCGCGGCAGCGTCCGTTCCTCGCACCCATCCACGAGCCCCCACCCCGTCGCCCGAGCTGACCAGCTCGCAGCTTTCGCGGTTTTTCACGGCTATTCCCCGTTCGTTTCAGGCGTCGATTCAGCATCGTTGGCCCATCCAGGGCATGTTCCGGTCCACCGGCACGGCAAGCTCGCCACCATTTCCAGGCGCGCCGCGACGGTGACCACTGATACGAAAAAGGTACGCCTCATGAAGCGGATGCTCATCAATGCCACGCAGTCGGAAGAACG
The nucleotide sequence above comes from Xylophilus sp. GOD-11R. Encoded proteins:
- a CDS encoding SAM-dependent methyltransferase, with protein sequence MTTPGHLYLVPAPLDFGCAVQSPLTDALPDATLRAAAGITHWICENAKSARAYLKRIDAIHPLATTIQAQNIVELPREVHKKGDHHGGFDARPLLAAALQGHDVGLLSEAGMPAVADPGSSVVRAAHDLGLAVKPLVGPVSLLLALAASGLNGQNFAFVGYLPQDATERTDRIRALESIALRTGQTQLFIETPYRNAALLQALVASLQPNARLSVSWGLTLPDGRTRSADVKTWKRTPAGPDNQTPAVFAIGR
- a CDS encoding S49 family peptidase, with protein sequence MSSSDPDFRDPLEPAPPPPPPPPPPPPVPTGRRASDNQNWERTTLEKLAFAAIAEQRSARRWKTFTRLSWLLVLIVAGWLLFSRAQPTTAKTTAHTAVIDIKGEIADGAEASAEFVNASMRSAFEDEGAQAVVLLINSPGGSPVQAGMINDEILRLKAKYKKPIYAVVEESCASAAYYIAAGTDEIFVDKASVVGSIGVLMDGFGFTGLMDKVGVERRLLTAGENKGFLDPFSPMSDKQRGYAQAVLDQIHGQFIAVVRKGRGERLKETPETFSGLFWTGQEAVAMGLADKLGNLDYVAREVVKAEEVVDYTRHDNVAERLAKKFGAAMGESAVRSLGYLPAIR
- a CDS encoding Rieske (2Fe-2S) protein, whose product is MHGLFDDEPPPSGIALCGSDELQDGGRAVGFDVRYGGQTCTAFAVRYRGTPVAYLNRCAHVAVELDIEAGRVFDDSGHWLLCQFHGAAYDPGSGRCEHGPCRGGLVKIQLSESGGVVRWHTAFNLKPVEF
- a CDS encoding HAD-IA family hydrolase, coding for MPESPTSSLSAPRFGLVVFDWDGTLYDSTGIIVRCIQAAVRDVGGTVPDDRSAAYVIGMSLGQALAHAAPDVPPERYPQLNERYRHHYRKHHDDLSLFDGVLPLLNALKERGHQLAVATGKSRRGLDEALDSVELRGMFDASRTADETAGKPDPLMLHELSADLGVPPAGMLMIGDTTHDLLMARNAGCASLGVSYGAHTPEAFGALGPLHVAHSVADLSAWMTVNG
- a CDS encoding RluA family pseudouridine synthase; protein product: MKDIIGGKTGASAAAVKIVVVDEESAGQRLDNFLLRHLKGVPKTHVYRIIRSGEVRVNKGRASADTRVQAGDAVRLPPVRVSAEPDPETVRAVPPREFTVLHEDDFVLAIDKPAGTAVHGGSGVSFGVIEQLRRARPQARFLELVHRLDRDTSGILLIAKRRSALTRLQDQFRERATDKTYLALVSGAWPARLKVLDQPLRKFLLADGERRVRVTTPDDPDAMRAITLVKLRSTAPARPEVGLPTLSLLEVTIKTGRTHQIRVHLSSAGHGIAGDDKYGDFDLNHRLQKAGLGRMFLHAWRLQFDHPSTGERVALQADLPPELAAWEPTAP